In Dermatophilus congolensis, a genomic segment contains:
- a CDS encoding PPA1309 family protein — MTDVTDNTPTNGIISNPLLDCLIEAEKHVAAAGWEQPPRLFALVHTTRLIEMEPALATQLGTPTDPTALSSIEQEGIETAFGHGPLTDPTNLDSLLSSLAWPEEVHGVALAIERLVLPPSAAENLPTQPEKLAQAAANHPDRIEVRLMAGVTRDGQATCLLRQRAHDTDDKVAIGHDIAPDLINALSTTLVPDEE; from the coding sequence ATGACCGACGTGACTGACAACACCCCCACCAACGGAATCATCAGCAACCCACTCCTGGACTGCCTCATCGAAGCCGAAAAACACGTCGCCGCAGCAGGCTGGGAACAACCCCCACGCCTATTCGCGCTCGTCCACACCACCCGACTCATCGAAATGGAACCCGCCCTAGCCACCCAACTCGGCACCCCAACCGACCCCACCGCCCTATCCAGCATTGAACAAGAAGGCATCGAAACCGCCTTCGGACACGGCCCCCTCACCGACCCCACCAACCTCGACTCACTCCTATCCTCCCTAGCCTGGCCAGAAGAAGTACACGGCGTAGCCCTAGCCATCGAACGACTCGTCCTGCCCCCCTCCGCCGCCGAAAACCTCCCCACCCAACCCGAAAAACTCGCCCAAGCAGCCGCCAACCACCCCGACCGCATCGAAGTCCGCCTCATGGCAGGCGTCACCCGCGACGGCCAAGCAACCTGCCTACTACGCCAACGCGCCCACGACACCGACGACAAAGTCGCCATCGGACACGACATCGCCCCCGACCTCATCAACGCCCTCTCCACCACCCTCGTCCCCGACGAGGAATAA
- a CDS encoding YlbL family protein, which translates to MTVVLFVMVLVVVGALVHPPFVVLRAGPAVNTLGDLDGTAIISVEDAKTYPTQGALDFTTVAQYGGPGFEINGWFLLSSLFDPGSDVVPRDEVFPPNVTRESLSRATSAQMAGSHNSAEAVVFNKLGFEEVARVASVVPSGLAQGVLREGDVITSVDGQPISRTAQVAELVRQRPDGSPVKIGIDRGGSGSVVEVTPKKVQGRMLIGVGLEARFPKAPKVQIRAGDVGGPSAGTMFALGLYDKLTPGALTGGRRIAGTGTMSLDGTVGPIGGITHKMDGARAASAEWFLAPAKNCSEVVGNVPEGLRVVKVDTFDEALRAVEAIGAGQGDSLPTCG; encoded by the coding sequence GTGACGGTTGTGTTGTTTGTGATGGTTCTTGTGGTGGTGGGGGCGTTGGTTCATCCGCCATTTGTGGTGTTGCGGGCTGGTCCTGCGGTGAACACGTTGGGTGATTTGGATGGGACGGCGATTATCTCGGTGGAGGATGCCAAGACGTATCCAACGCAGGGGGCGTTGGATTTCACGACGGTGGCGCAGTATGGGGGGCCTGGTTTTGAGATTAATGGGTGGTTTTTGTTGAGTTCGTTGTTTGATCCGGGTTCGGATGTGGTGCCTCGCGATGAGGTGTTTCCGCCGAATGTGACGCGGGAGAGTTTGAGTCGGGCTACGAGCGCGCAGATGGCTGGTTCGCATAACAGTGCTGAGGCAGTGGTTTTTAACAAATTGGGTTTTGAGGAGGTGGCGCGTGTTGCTTCGGTGGTGCCTTCTGGTCTCGCACAGGGGGTGTTGCGTGAGGGTGATGTGATCACGTCGGTGGATGGTCAGCCGATTTCGCGTACAGCGCAGGTTGCGGAGTTGGTTCGGCAGCGTCCTGATGGGTCGCCGGTCAAGATTGGTATTGATCGTGGGGGTTCAGGTTCTGTGGTGGAGGTGACCCCGAAAAAGGTTCAGGGGCGAATGTTGATTGGTGTTGGTTTGGAGGCGCGGTTCCCTAAGGCGCCGAAGGTGCAGATCAGGGCGGGGGATGTGGGTGGTCCGTCGGCGGGAACGATGTTTGCGTTGGGGTTGTATGACAAGTTGACGCCGGGTGCGTTGACTGGGGGGCGGCGTATTGCTGGCACGGGGACGATGTCTTTGGATGGCACGGTGGGTCCCATTGGTGGGATTACGCACAAGATGGATGGTGCCCGTGCGGCGTCGGCGGAGTGGTTTTTGGCTCCGGCGAAGAATTGTTCGGAGGTGGTGGGGAATGTGCCGGAGGGGCTTCGTGTGGTGAAGGTTGACACGTTTGATGAGGCATTGCGTGCGGTGGAGGCGATTGGTGCTGGGCAGGGGGATTCTTTGCCGACGTGTGGTTGA
- a CDS encoding molybdenum cofactor biosynthesis protein MoaE — MSGVYVAVSASPLSLDEVVGSVRDPRVGGVVTFCGVVRNHDGARDVSGLEYSAHPSAEDVLREVAQEAVAFEGVHAVAAVHRVGVLEVGDVAVVMAVGAEHRGEAFAACRFFIDELKQRVPVWKHQLFADGSDEWVGTP, encoded by the coding sequence ATGAGTGGTGTGTATGTGGCGGTGTCGGCTTCGCCGTTGTCGTTGGATGAGGTTGTGGGGTCCGTGCGTGATCCGCGGGTGGGGGGTGTGGTGACGTTTTGTGGGGTGGTGCGGAACCATGACGGGGCTAGGGACGTGTCTGGGTTGGAGTATTCGGCGCATCCTTCAGCTGAGGATGTGTTGCGTGAGGTTGCGCAGGAAGCTGTTGCTTTTGAGGGGGTTCATGCGGTGGCGGCGGTGCATCGTGTTGGTGTTTTGGAGGTTGGTGATGTGGCGGTGGTGATGGCTGTGGGGGCTGAGCATCGGGGGGAGGCTTTTGCGGCGTGTCGTTTTTTCATTGATGAGCTCAAGCAGCGGGTGCCGGTGTGGAAGCATCAGTTGTTTGCCGATGGTTCGGATGAGTGGGTAGGTACTCCGTGA
- a CDS encoding zinc-dependent metalloprotease, whose translation MSHNPDLPRNNGDDQPDFMKMLQDMMSSQNNPAFNEALKGMGINNLDPATMNMLAGQLGAFFTSPSPDGLDTTMCTDIARKTAAANGDAVVPTPAIQAVENAVRLASLWIDSATRFDSQPTTISAWSRAEWIEATIDTWSNLTRPLAKGVTDAISSAFTTQLEQFTDGDIPPVPGMPALPNGMDMRSMINQMRPMLERVSGSIFSAQFGQAIGTLAGDVTSGTEVGLPLVNNGHVALLPANIGAFGEGLEIDSNEVLIYLATREVARTRLFADVPWLGPQLILAVQEYARDITIDTERIQRTVEQFNPTSMDPNDMNAMQEALAGELFSPHPSPSQQAALRRLETLLALVEGWVDIVTANATSNHLPHSDALGEAVRRRRATGGPAEDLFGKLVGLELRPRRMRDAANLFAALENRGGTDLRDNAWRDPESAPTATDLDDIMGYVARVTENNKDDIDRALEDLLSQNNNDNDNDNDK comes from the coding sequence ATGTCGCACAACCCCGACCTCCCCCGTAACAACGGCGACGACCAACCAGACTTCATGAAAATGCTGCAAGACATGATGTCGTCGCAAAACAACCCCGCCTTCAATGAAGCCCTCAAAGGCATGGGAATCAACAACCTCGACCCAGCCACCATGAACATGCTCGCCGGACAACTCGGCGCATTCTTCACCTCCCCCTCCCCCGACGGCCTCGACACAACCATGTGCACCGACATCGCCCGAAAAACCGCCGCCGCCAACGGCGACGCAGTCGTCCCCACCCCAGCAATCCAAGCCGTCGAAAACGCCGTCCGCCTCGCCTCCCTGTGGATCGACAGCGCAACCCGCTTCGACTCCCAACCCACCACCATCAGCGCCTGGTCCCGCGCCGAATGGATCGAAGCCACCATCGATACCTGGTCCAACCTCACGCGACCCCTGGCTAAAGGCGTCACCGACGCCATCTCCTCGGCCTTCACCACCCAACTCGAACAATTCACCGACGGCGACATCCCACCCGTCCCCGGCATGCCCGCACTACCCAATGGCATGGACATGCGCAGCATGATCAACCAAATGCGCCCCATGCTCGAACGCGTCTCCGGCAGCATCTTCTCCGCCCAATTCGGACAAGCCATCGGCACCCTCGCCGGCGACGTCACCTCCGGAACCGAAGTCGGACTCCCCCTAGTCAACAACGGACACGTCGCCCTCCTACCCGCCAACATCGGCGCATTCGGAGAAGGCCTCGAAATCGACTCCAACGAAGTACTCATCTACCTCGCCACCCGCGAAGTAGCCCGCACCCGACTATTCGCCGACGTCCCCTGGCTCGGCCCCCAACTCATCCTCGCCGTCCAGGAATACGCACGCGACATCACCATCGACACCGAACGCATCCAACGCACCGTCGAACAGTTCAACCCCACCTCCATGGACCCCAACGACATGAACGCCATGCAGGAAGCCCTCGCCGGCGAACTGTTCTCACCCCACCCCAGCCCCAGCCAACAAGCAGCCCTCAGACGCCTAGAAACCCTCCTAGCCCTCGTCGAGGGATGGGTCGACATCGTCACCGCCAACGCCACTAGCAACCACCTCCCCCACAGCGACGCACTCGGTGAAGCCGTCCGCCGCCGCCGCGCCACCGGAGGCCCGGCCGAAGACCTCTTCGGCAAACTCGTCGGACTCGAACTACGCCCCCGCCGCATGCGCGACGCCGCCAACCTCTTCGCCGCACTCGAAAACCGCGGCGGCACCGACCTACGCGACAACGCCTGGCGCGACCCCGAATCAGCCCCCACCGCCACCGACCTGGACGACATCATGGGCTACGTCGCACGCGTAACCGAAAACAACAAAGACGACATCGACCGCGCCCTCGAAGACCTCCTATCCCAAAACAACAACGACAACGACAACGACAACGACAAATAA
- a CDS encoding YwiC-like family protein encodes MSTARAHTPKRPRRRSTAWIPRQHGAWAILTVPITVGVIRSHGHPTQLPLIAFCFTAYLTYNAFSTWTTSRHNPRHLPPLLTYTTLATTLALTTLITRPDLAHYTILFIPLTAITTWCTLNHHEQWLLNDITTITTACLFGYIVYMAGFTPTGTIGVGRAKMATATILLIAYFTGTALYIKTIIRERTSRPHHIASITYHATCTTLLATALLLGPTGIDILRLPGLTSRGTLTATIIFLLLTIRAAALAGHKIRPAHAGLGELAASALLTITTTVLW; translated from the coding sequence GTGAGCACGGCACGCGCCCACACCCCCAAGCGCCCCCGCCGTCGCTCCACCGCCTGGATCCCACGCCAACACGGCGCCTGGGCCATCCTCACCGTCCCCATCACCGTCGGCGTCATCCGCTCCCACGGCCACCCCACCCAACTACCCCTCATCGCCTTCTGCTTCACCGCCTACCTCACATACAACGCCTTCTCCACCTGGACCACCTCACGCCACAACCCCCGCCACCTACCACCACTACTCACATACACCACCCTGGCCACCACCCTGGCCCTCACCACCCTGATCACCCGACCCGACCTAGCCCACTACACCATCCTCTTCATCCCTCTCACCGCCATCACCACCTGGTGCACCCTGAACCACCACGAACAATGGCTCCTCAACGACATCACCACCATCACCACCGCCTGCCTCTTCGGGTACATCGTCTACATGGCCGGATTTACCCCCACCGGCACCATCGGCGTCGGCCGCGCCAAAATGGCCACCGCCACCATCCTGCTCATCGCCTACTTCACCGGTACCGCCCTCTACATCAAAACCATCATCCGCGAACGCACCTCCCGACCCCACCACATCGCCTCCATCACCTACCACGCCACCTGCACCACCCTCCTAGCCACCGCACTCCTCCTAGGCCCCACCGGCATCGACATCCTCAGACTCCCCGGCCTCACCTCCCGCGGAACCCTCACCGCCACCATCATCTTCCTCCTCCTCACCATCCGCGCCGCCGCCCTGGCCGGACATAAAATCCGCCCAGCCCACGCAGGCCTAGGCGAACTCGCCGCCAGCGCCCTCCTCACCATCACCACCACCGTCCTCTGGTAA
- a CDS encoding ATP-dependent DNA helicase UvrD2: MELFSGDAEGVLRGLDEAQREVAANPLGPMCVLAGAGTGKTRAITHRIAYGVLSGAVVPQRLLAVTFTARAAGELRQRLRGLGVSGVQARTFHAAALRQLHYFWPRAVGGALPDVLPHKASLVAEVARRLKLPSDRAVVRDLAAEIEWSKVGMLTAETYVSVAERVGRVAPGVDRVMMARVIEEYEQVKAARRVVDFEDVLLLMVGLLLEYPQVVREVREQYQHFVVDEYQDVNVVQQRLLDLWVGDRSDVCVVGDPAQTIYSFTGASAEHLLGFGRRFEGARVVRLERNYRSSPQVVNLANVMLEGQRGVLRSPIRLRAVGESGVVPRVECFADDEAEAVGVAERVVGLLGRGVAARDIAILFRTNSQSEAFERALDGVGVAYLVRGGERFWSRPEVVRAVVLLRGQARSDDGSKALPDVVVDVLGGVGWSPVAPSGRGARRDEWESLAALVELARGVVAVSPGARLRDLVGEIEERMHASHAPSVDGVTLATLHATKGLEWEYVFLVGASEGFLPIAMAEGQEAVEEERRLAYVGVTRARRGLMVSWAASRHAGGRGSRRLSRFFEGVGGVLEGAGGVVPVVGGVGGVVEREPKRPAVCRVCGELLVSPAERKLRRCQGCPASYDEGLFERLQQWRSLVAAAGSVPAYVVFTDATLMAIAEREPCDRGELAGVSGVGARKLSMYADGVLAVLGGADPQEVVGGEG; the protein is encoded by the coding sequence GTGGAGTTGTTTTCTGGTGATGCTGAGGGGGTGTTGCGTGGTTTGGATGAGGCGCAGCGGGAGGTGGCTGCGAATCCGTTGGGGCCGATGTGTGTGTTGGCTGGTGCGGGGACGGGTAAGACGCGGGCGATTACGCATCGGATTGCGTATGGGGTGTTGTCGGGGGCGGTGGTGCCGCAGCGGTTGTTGGCGGTGACGTTTACTGCGCGGGCTGCGGGGGAGTTGCGTCAGCGGTTGCGGGGGTTGGGTGTTTCGGGGGTGCAGGCGAGGACGTTTCATGCGGCGGCGTTGCGGCAGTTGCATTATTTTTGGCCGCGTGCGGTGGGGGGTGCGTTGCCGGATGTGTTGCCGCATAAGGCGTCGTTAGTGGCTGAGGTGGCGCGGCGGTTGAAGTTGCCTTCGGATCGTGCGGTGGTGCGTGATTTGGCTGCGGAGATTGAGTGGTCGAAGGTGGGGATGTTGACGGCTGAGACGTATGTGTCGGTGGCTGAGCGGGTGGGGCGGGTGGCTCCGGGGGTGGATCGGGTGATGATGGCGCGGGTGATTGAGGAGTATGAGCAGGTGAAGGCTGCTCGGCGGGTGGTGGATTTTGAGGATGTTTTGTTGTTGATGGTGGGGTTGTTGTTGGAGTATCCGCAGGTTGTGCGGGAGGTGCGGGAGCAGTATCAGCATTTTGTGGTGGATGAGTATCAGGATGTGAATGTGGTTCAGCAGCGTTTGTTGGATTTGTGGGTGGGGGATCGTTCTGATGTGTGTGTGGTGGGGGATCCTGCGCAGACTATTTATTCGTTTACGGGGGCTAGTGCGGAGCATTTGTTGGGGTTTGGGCGTCGTTTTGAGGGTGCTCGGGTGGTGCGGTTGGAGCGGAATTATCGGTCGAGTCCGCAGGTGGTGAATTTGGCGAATGTGATGTTGGAGGGGCAGCGGGGGGTGTTGCGTAGTCCGATTCGGTTGCGGGCTGTGGGGGAGTCTGGGGTGGTGCCGCGGGTGGAGTGTTTTGCTGATGATGAGGCTGAGGCGGTGGGGGTTGCTGAGCGTGTGGTGGGGTTGTTGGGCCGGGGCGTTGCGGCGCGGGATATTGCGATTTTGTTTCGGACGAATAGTCAGTCGGAGGCGTTTGAGCGGGCGTTGGATGGGGTGGGGGTTGCGTATTTGGTGCGTGGGGGTGAGCGGTTTTGGTCGCGGCCTGAGGTGGTGCGGGCGGTGGTGTTGTTGCGTGGTCAGGCGCGTTCGGATGATGGTTCGAAGGCGTTGCCGGATGTGGTGGTGGATGTGTTGGGTGGGGTGGGGTGGTCTCCGGTGGCTCCGTCGGGGCGTGGTGCTCGGCGGGATGAGTGGGAGTCGTTGGCGGCGTTGGTGGAGTTGGCGCGGGGTGTGGTTGCGGTGAGTCCGGGGGCGCGGTTGCGTGATTTGGTAGGGGAGATTGAGGAGCGGATGCATGCTTCGCATGCGCCGAGTGTGGATGGGGTGACGTTGGCGACGTTGCATGCGACGAAGGGGTTGGAGTGGGAGTACGTGTTTTTGGTGGGGGCTAGTGAGGGGTTTTTGCCGATTGCGATGGCTGAGGGGCAGGAGGCTGTGGAGGAGGAGCGGCGTTTGGCGTATGTGGGGGTTACGCGTGCGCGGCGGGGGTTGATGGTTTCGTGGGCGGCGTCGCGGCATGCGGGTGGGCGTGGTTCGCGGCGGTTGAGTCGGTTTTTTGAGGGTGTGGGTGGTGTGTTGGAGGGGGCTGGTGGGGTGGTGCCGGTTGTTGGTGGTGTTGGTGGGGTGGTGGAGCGGGAGCCGAAGCGGCCTGCGGTGTGTCGTGTGTGTGGTGAGTTGTTGGTGAGTCCGGCGGAGCGGAAGTTGCGTCGGTGTCAGGGGTGTCCTGCGTCGTATGACGAGGGGTTGTTTGAGCGGCTGCAGCAGTGGCGGTCGTTGGTGGCTGCGGCTGGGAGTGTGCCGGCGTATGTGGTTTTTACGGATGCGACGTTGATGGCGATTGCCGAGCGTGAGCCGTGTGATCGTGGTGAGTTGGCTGGTGTCTCGGGTGTGGGGGCGCGGAAGTTGTCGATGTATGCCGATGGGGTGTTGGCGGTGTTGGGGGGTGCTGATCCGCAGGAGGTGGTTGGTGGTGAGGGTTAG
- the nudC gene encoding NAD(+) diphosphatase has translation MVEVCGVSGLGPGGVDRCVGERGVPGLVGEVLGDAGTRVLEVVDGCVPVVRGVGGGVGLVFRSPVVGDEGRGVLFLGRVAGVAVVAVCGGSGVLVGGGVSWLGIREAGELVGEVERDVLLTAVALVNWHERSGFCCRCGAPTRVVSAGWVRVCLVEGVEFFPRTDPAVIVAVTDVRGRLLLARNVGWEVGRRSLLAGFVDAGEGASDAVVREVAEEVGVQVRDVVFVADQPWPFPGSLMLGFEAKAVGVGLCLDAAEIVQAQWYSREELRVAVGSGEVQLPGRLSIARRLIERWYGGPLVGVGEVSV, from the coding sequence GTGGTTGAGGTTTGTGGTGTGAGTGGGTTGGGGCCTGGTGGTGTGGATAGGTGTGTGGGTGAGCGGGGTGTGCCGGGGTTGGTGGGGGAGGTGTTGGGTGATGCGGGGACGAGGGTGTTGGAGGTGGTTGATGGGTGTGTGCCGGTGGTGCGGGGTGTTGGCGGTGGTGTGGGGTTGGTGTTTCGTTCGCCGGTGGTTGGGGATGAGGGGCGTGGTGTGTTGTTTTTGGGCAGGGTGGCTGGTGTGGCTGTGGTTGCGGTGTGTGGGGGGTCGGGTGTGTTGGTTGGTGGTGGGGTGTCGTGGTTGGGGATTCGGGAGGCGGGGGAGTTGGTGGGTGAGGTGGAGCGGGATGTGTTGTTGACGGCGGTGGCGTTGGTGAATTGGCATGAGAGGTCTGGTTTTTGTTGTCGGTGCGGGGCGCCGACTCGGGTGGTTTCTGCGGGGTGGGTGCGGGTGTGTTTGGTGGAGGGGGTGGAGTTTTTTCCGCGGACGGATCCGGCGGTGATTGTGGCGGTGACGGATGTTCGGGGGAGGTTGTTGTTGGCGAGGAATGTGGGGTGGGAGGTGGGGCGTCGTTCGTTGTTGGCTGGGTTTGTGGATGCGGGGGAGGGGGCTAGTGATGCGGTGGTGCGTGAGGTTGCTGAGGAGGTGGGTGTGCAGGTGCGGGATGTGGTGTTTGTGGCGGATCAGCCATGGCCGTTTCCGGGGTCGTTGATGTTGGGTTTTGAGGCCAAGGCGGTGGGGGTGGGGTTGTGTTTGGATGCCGCGGAGATTGTGCAGGCGCAGTGGTATTCGCGTGAGGAGTTGCGGGTTGCGGTGGGGTCTGGGGAGGTTCAGTTGCCGGGGCGGTTGTCGATTGCGCGTCGGTTGATTGAGCGTTGGTACGGTGGTCCGCTGGTTGGTGTTGGTGAGGTTTCGGTGTGA
- a CDS encoding phosphotransferase — MINPALTLAALADAALPDARPTRVEHVTEHPGDHYSLAFIEDNTQRRWAIRLPTDPVAAALQDQSLPLLEALRHHLPYATPHPHGFASLRDGRRAMLYPLIPGRTIKFDLLPPGPGLATALGQAIATIHNLNPTLYDTAGLPTYDATDLHRRRICDIDLGASTGLVPTGLLNRWEPLLEDIALWRFPTRPTHGHLEADHILIDFNDPHDASTGHIVAITSWDNATIGDPATDLATVLTHTNRRAAEAIFTAYTTTLTEPPDPSIRRRATLLSELRLLGKLLTAKRLNNHHALTHATQALTHLNEQVGNQPIPHEPFNPTPTPPTPHTPITDLYSAGTPTTDIAFHTENTPTPSAEERAYTTKTTPHRTTQRHPKDTTRPGGGTQSAANRSHNTLTNTTP, encoded by the coding sequence GTGATCAACCCAGCACTCACACTGGCCGCACTCGCAGACGCAGCCCTCCCCGACGCACGACCCACACGAGTCGAACACGTCACCGAACACCCGGGTGATCACTACAGCCTCGCCTTCATCGAAGACAACACCCAACGCCGCTGGGCCATCCGACTACCCACCGACCCCGTCGCCGCCGCCCTCCAAGACCAATCACTCCCCCTCCTAGAAGCCCTCCGCCACCACCTCCCCTACGCCACACCCCACCCCCACGGCTTCGCCTCCCTACGCGACGGCCGCCGCGCCATGCTCTACCCACTCATCCCAGGCCGCACCATCAAATTCGACCTCCTACCCCCCGGCCCCGGACTAGCAACCGCCCTCGGACAAGCAATCGCCACCATCCACAACCTCAACCCCACCCTCTACGACACCGCAGGCCTACCCACCTACGACGCCACCGACCTACACCGCCGCCGCATCTGCGACATCGACCTCGGCGCATCCACCGGCCTCGTCCCCACCGGACTACTCAACCGCTGGGAACCCCTCCTAGAAGACATCGCCCTCTGGCGCTTCCCCACCCGCCCCACCCACGGCCACCTCGAAGCCGACCACATCCTCATCGACTTCAACGACCCCCACGACGCCTCCACCGGACACATCGTCGCCATCACCAGCTGGGACAACGCCACCATCGGCGACCCAGCCACCGACCTAGCCACCGTCTTGACCCACACCAACCGCCGCGCAGCCGAAGCCATCTTCACCGCCTACACCACCACCCTGACCGAACCCCCAGACCCATCCATCCGACGACGCGCCACCCTCCTCAGCGAACTACGCCTGCTCGGAAAACTCCTCACCGCAAAACGCCTCAACAACCACCACGCCCTCACCCACGCAACCCAAGCACTCACCCACCTCAACGAACAGGTCGGCAACCAACCCATCCCCCACGAACCCTTCAACCCCACCCCCACCCCACCCACACCCCACACCCCCATCACCGACCTCTACTCCGCCGGCACACCCACCACCGACATCGCCTTCCACACCGAAAACACACCCACCCCCTCCGCCGAAGAACGCGCCTACACCACCAAAACCACCCCCCACCGCACCACCCAACGCCACCCCAAAGACACAACCCGCCCCGGCGGCGGCACCCAAAGCGCCGCCAACCGCTCCCACAACACACTCACCAACACCACCCCCTAA
- a CDS encoding RecB family exonuclease — protein MTSRFLSEVAPGAVVEEWVDMPPEGAENPTVFDEQVVWPVSAPVSRSVEMEAVRSAMSGGGVVDGVDDLSVEMDVLVAEWLAGRDGVREQVAVLPDHVTGTDLVRLRVDPEGFAVDLRRPMPRPPAVAARAGAQFHAWVEARYRSQVPLLDCVSEGGVGDQEWVDCEMGDVQRWKENFLASEWADRQPLEVEFSVETVIDGLPVRGRIDAVFARPGGGFEVVDWKTGRAPSAAQVESRSMQLALYRLAYAQLRGVDVQEVGAAFFYAADGVTLRPVMPSREELSAWVAGLGGGRG, from the coding sequence GTGACGAGTCGGTTTTTGAGTGAGGTTGCGCCGGGGGCTGTTGTTGAGGAGTGGGTTGATATGCCGCCGGAGGGGGCGGAAAACCCGACGGTGTTTGATGAGCAGGTTGTGTGGCCTGTGTCTGCTCCGGTGTCGCGTTCTGTTGAGATGGAGGCGGTGCGTTCGGCGATGAGTGGTGGCGGGGTAGTTGATGGGGTGGATGATTTGTCGGTTGAGATGGATGTTTTGGTGGCTGAGTGGTTGGCCGGCAGGGATGGGGTGCGTGAGCAGGTGGCGGTTTTACCTGATCATGTGACGGGTACTGATCTTGTGCGTTTGCGGGTGGATCCGGAGGGGTTTGCTGTTGATTTGCGGCGTCCTATGCCGCGTCCGCCTGCGGTTGCTGCTCGTGCGGGGGCGCAGTTTCATGCGTGGGTGGAGGCGCGGTATCGGTCGCAGGTGCCGTTGTTGGACTGTGTCTCTGAGGGGGGTGTTGGTGATCAGGAGTGGGTTGATTGTGAGATGGGTGATGTGCAGCGGTGGAAGGAGAATTTTTTGGCGTCGGAGTGGGCTGATCGGCAGCCGTTGGAGGTGGAGTTTTCGGTGGAGACGGTGATTGATGGTTTGCCGGTTCGGGGGCGGATTGATGCGGTGTTTGCGCGGCCGGGGGGTGGTTTTGAGGTTGTGGATTGGAAGACGGGGCGGGCTCCGAGTGCGGCGCAGGTTGAGTCTAGGAGTATGCAGTTGGCGTTGTATCGGTTGGCGTATGCGCAGTTGCGTGGGGTGGATGTGCAGGAGGTGGGGGCGGCGTTTTTCTATGCGGCTGATGGGGTGACGTTGCGTCCTGTGATGCCTTCGCGGGAGGAGTTGTCGGCGTGGGTTGCTGGTTTGGGTGGTGGTCGGGGGTGA